Proteins from one Deinococcus sp. AB2017081 genomic window:
- a CDS encoding DUF1801 domain-containing protein, which produces MNPAVTAFLDALEHPRRAQVEEVRALILAADPAIRDEVKWNAPSFRLADHFATFRLHPGHRVQLVLHTGARKHPEPVAMHIDDPAGLLAWVTPDRAVVTLADTDIPVDAMHHIIRQWVAQVPTAPTDDLPRMAAPARRALATAGITTLADLTRCTEQEVAGLHGMGPKALGLLREAMQERGMMFAAGGQTHPR; this is translated from the coding sequence ATGAATCCGGCCGTGACGGCGTTCCTGGACGCGCTGGAGCATCCGCGCCGCGCCCAGGTCGAGGAGGTGCGTGCCCTGATCCTGGCCGCCGATCCGGCCATCCGGGACGAGGTGAAGTGGAATGCGCCGAGTTTCCGGCTGGCGGATCATTTTGCGACCTTCAGGCTGCATCCCGGACACCGGGTTCAACTCGTGCTGCACACCGGCGCGAGGAAGCACCCGGAGCCCGTGGCCATGCACATCGACGACCCGGCGGGCCTGCTGGCATGGGTCACACCGGACCGGGCTGTGGTGACCCTGGCCGACACAGACATCCCTGTAGACGCCATGCACCACATCATCCGGCAGTGGGTGGCCCAGGTGCCGACCGCGCCGACGGACGACCTGCCCCGTATGGCGGCCCCCGCCCGCCGCGCCCTGGCAACCGCCGGCATCACCACGCTGGCTGACCTGACGCGCTGCACCGAACAGGAGGTGGCGGGACTGCACGGCATGGGGCCGAAGGCGCTGGGCCTGCTGCGGGAGGCCATGCAGGAGCGGGGCATGATGTTCGCAGCGGGAGGTCAGACCCACCCGCGCTGA
- a CDS encoding dihydrofolate reductase family protein, with translation MRRLIVCNFVTLDGCYEDASRTLVPLFEYQHPDYRGDDHFDHHTLELLEAAGTLLLAGHVSALNNLRYWQGVLTDPDATDVRRAFARRIAQIEVVIVSDHLTPDDLTAFPNARAVTVADAEATVRTLKAGDGPPLLILLSRLLWNDLLARGLVDELHLTTFPLLAGPGGTPLFTGRPPVPFRLIRTQTYPGSGNVLNVWDVGRLAPAITGQGG, from the coding sequence GTGAGACGCCTGATCGTCTGTAACTTCGTCACGCTGGACGGCTGTTACGAGGACGCCAGCCGCACGCTGGTGCCCCTGTTCGAGTACCAGCACCCGGACTACCGCGGCGACGACCACTTCGACCACCACACCCTGGAGCTCCTGGAGGCCGCCGGGACGCTGCTGCTCGCCGGGCACGTGTCGGCGCTGAACAACCTGCGCTACTGGCAGGGCGTGCTGACCGACCCGGACGCGACCGACGTGCGCCGGGCCTTCGCGCGCCGCATCGCGCAGATCGAGGTGGTGATCGTGTCGGACCACCTGACGCCCGACGACCTGACCGCGTTCCCGAACGCCCGCGCCGTGACGGTCGCGGACGCCGAGGCGACCGTGCGCACCCTGAAGGCCGGGGACGGCCCGCCCCTCCTGATCCTGCTGAGCCGGCTGCTGTGGAACGACCTGCTGGCGCGCGGCCTGGTGGACGAACTGCACCTCACGACCTTCCCGTTGCTGGCCGGGCCGGGCGGCACGCCGCTGTTCACGGGCCGACCGCCGGTGCCGTTCCGGCTGATCCGCACGCAGACCTATCCCGGCTCCGGGAACGTGCTGAACGTGTGGGATGTGGGTCGCCTCGCGCCAGCCATCACCGGACAGGGCGGATGA
- a CDS encoding dihydrofolate reductase family protein — protein MRRLIANEEVTLNGMAGDPHLWPNHQTPDYVAEGSAALAGEAELLFGRVTYELMHAAWANQSPPTPISEVMTRARKYVVSGTQTLPAWNNTALLSGDPRRRVHDLKASAGPDLVLLGSLTLLRGLLDAGLVDELHLSVHPLLRGEGPALPLSRTLDAFTLTSHRVYDGGMARVVLTRRTSA, from the coding sequence ATGCGCCGACTGATCGCCAACGAGGAAGTCACCCTGAACGGCATGGCTGGAGATCCCCACCTGTGGCCGAACCACCAGACACCGGACTACGTGGCCGAGGGATCCGCCGCTCTGGCGGGCGAGGCCGAACTGCTGTTCGGGCGTGTGACCTACGAACTGATGCACGCGGCGTGGGCCAACCAGAGTCCCCCGACGCCGATCAGCGAGGTCATGACCCGCGCCCGCAAGTACGTCGTGTCGGGCACCCAGACGCTGCCGGCGTGGAACAACACCGCCCTCCTGTCCGGCGACCCGCGGCGCCGCGTGCACGACCTCAAGGCGTCGGCCGGGCCGGATCTCGTGCTGCTGGGCAGCCTGACCCTCCTGCGGGGGCTGCTGGACGCCGGACTGGTGGATGAACTGCACCTGTCGGTTCACCCGCTCCTGCGGGGCGAGGGACCGGCCCTGCCCCTCTCGCGGACACTGGACGCCTTCACGCTGACGTCACACCGGGTGTATGACGGCGGTATGGCGCGCGTCGTGCTGACCCGGCGGACCTCCGCGTGA
- a CDS encoding MarR family winged helix-turn-helix transcriptional regulator, which yields MSQPPGPPPVPVTDTEHFLASQWKFNQALGRHLMPLIEREHGVSLKDLMVLGHIRSGVQYPTELACELQIPKHMTSRVLDDLLGKGLIERSIDPHDSRRTRLSMSPAGLTLLQDARTTVDATIRQMFEHIPAEQRAGVLVAVQTLAQAAHAAFGSRA from the coding sequence ATGTCGCAACCACCCGGCCCTCCTCCCGTCCCGGTCACGGACACCGAGCACTTCCTGGCCAGCCAGTGGAAGTTCAACCAGGCGCTGGGCCGCCACCTGATGCCCCTGATCGAGCGGGAACACGGCGTCAGCCTGAAGGATCTGATGGTGCTGGGGCACATCCGATCCGGCGTGCAGTACCCCACCGAACTGGCCTGCGAACTGCAGATCCCCAAGCACATGACCAGCCGGGTGCTGGACGACCTGCTCGGCAAGGGGCTGATCGAGCGCAGCATCGACCCGCACGACTCGCGCCGCACCCGCCTGAGCATGAGCCCCGCCGGACTGACGCTGCTCCAGGATGCCCGGACGACGGTGGACGCCACCATCCGCCAGATGTTCGAACACATCCCGGCGGAGCAGCGGGCCGGGGTGCTGGTTGCCGTCCAGACGCTCGCCCAGGCGGCCCACGCGGCCTTCGGGAGCCGGGCATGA